The window CCAGATATTTAAATCATGCTGTGTGTAAAACGCTACGACTCTTTGTCCTGTTGTGCCTGAAGTTGATTGAATCCTGACACAGTCTTTTAACGGCTTTCCCATTAATCCGTAGGGGTATGCTTTGCGTAAATCGTCCTTCGTTAAAAATGGGAGCTTGTATAAATCGTCCATTGATTTAATGTCGTCGGGAGTTAAATTTTTTTCCTGCATTTTTGCGCGGTAGTAGGGGACATTTTCCCAGACGTGTTTAACTTGCTTTAATAACCGCTCATTCTGGAGTTCGCGAATTTTTTCGTGCGGCATCGTCTCAATTTCGGGCTGATAATATCTTTCCATATTGTAAATAATACCTTCTTTGACTAAATTTTATGCGTTCCTGCCGAGATTAAATGCTTTGAGATTCAGCTCTAAAAATTTTGCAGGCACACATGAATTTATTGACTCCTGCCATGCTTCAACGGGAATATCAGCGAAATAATGACTCAATCTTCCAAGCAGGACAAGATTAACAGCTTTTGTGCTTCCGGCCTCTTCTGCGAGTTTAAGACAGTCAAGCGCGTCAACTTTCACTCCCAGAGACTTAATTTTTGCTAACAAATTTTCGGGGTACTTCATAGCACCTATTAAAACGGGCATTGGGTCAGTTTCCTGCGTTGATGTTACGATTTGGCCGCCTTCCTTCAAGTATTCAAGATTTCTAGCAGCCTCTAACATTTCAAACGATACAATAAAATCTGCCTGCCCTTTGTCGATAACTGGTGAATAAACTTTTTCGCCGAATCTTACATAAGTAATGACGCTTCCTCCGCGCTGACTCATTCCGTGAACTTCAGAGACTTTTACGTCATAGCCTTGTGAAGTTAGCAGATGACCGAGTAATTTACTTGCTAAGACACTGCCTTGACCGCCGACTCCGACTATCATAATATTTTGCGTCATGATTTAGGCCTCCTCAAGTGCGTTAAATTTACATAATTGCTGACATACTCCGCAGCCGACACAAAGAGTCGAGTCAATTTTTGCTTTGCCGTCTTTAATTGATATTGCGGGGCAGCCTATTTTCATGCAGGATTTACAGCCTACACATTTAGAAATATTCACGTGTAATGATGGCTTGTGCTTGACATATTTTAACAGCGCGCAGGGCCTTCTTGAAATTATTACGCTTGACTCGTCTGACTCTAATTCTTCGCGTATAACTTTTTCGCACTCCTGCAAATTGTAAGGGTCAATAACTTTAACGCGATTGAATCCCATAGCTTTGCATAGATTCTCAAGATTAATTTTTCCGGCTGGGTCTCCTTTGATGTTATAACCTGTTGTAGGGTTCTGCTGATGTCCTGTCATGCCGGTTATAGAGTTGTCAAGAATTATTACGACCGATTTGCTTTGATTGTACGCGATATTTGCGAGTCCTGTCATACCTGAATGCATGAAAGTTGAATCACCGATTACAGCGACAGTATTTTTTTTCTCACCGACTCTCTCTAACGCCTTATTAAACCCGTGAAGTGCACTTATTGACGCTCCCATACAAAGAGTCATTTCCATTGATGAAAGCGGCGCAACTGCTCCCAAAGTGTAACAGCCTATATCGCCTAAAACCGTGCAATTTAATTTTTTCAGAGTGTAGAATAAACCTCTATGCGGACACCCTGCACACATTACAGGAGGGCGGGGAGGTATTGTCTCATCAAGTTTTACGCCATTATTGACGGGTAAATTTAATTTGGCAGAGATAATATTTTGACTCAATTCTCCCTCAAGCGCGAATAAATTTTTTCCTTCACAATCGAGGCCAAGTGCTTTGCAGTAAGACTCTATAAAGGGGTCAAGCTCTTCAACAATTATTAAACGCTTCACACTTTTTGCAAAGGATTTAATTTTTTCGTCGGGAAGCGGCCAAATCATTCCCAATTTCAGAACGGGGTACAAATCGCCGCATGACTCTTTTACATATTGATAGCTAGTTGAAGAAGTAATAATCCCGATTGAATTATCGCGGCCGGACTCGATTTTGTTCAAGTCGATATTTTCTGCGAGTGCCTGCAATTTTCGCGTACGTTCTTCGATTATGGGATGACGTTTTACAGCATTTCCGGGCATCATGACATATTTTGCGATATTTTTCTCGTAATTTTTTGCGGGAGGCTCGACTCTTTCGCTGATTTCTACAAGTGATTGCGAGTGAGCTATGCGGGTACACATTTTTACGATTACGGGCGAGTCAAATTCTTCTGAGATGTCAAATGCGCGCTTGAAAAAATTTAGTGCTTCCTGCGAGTCAGAAGGCTCTAACATGGGTAATTTTGCGGCTCTTGCATAGTGTCGGGAGTCCTGCTCGTTCTGTGATGAATGCATAGCGGGATCATCGGCGACACAAATAATCATGCCTGCATTTATTCCGGTGTAAGAGACAGTAAATAACGGGTCAGCTGCGACATTGAGTCCGACGTGCTTCATACCGCAAAAACTGCGATAACCTGCGAGCGAGGCTCCAAAGGCTGTTTCCATAGCAACTTTTTCATTAGGTGCCCATTCGCAATAAATTTCGTTGAACTTTGCGGCTTCTTCTGTTATTTCTGTGCTGGGTGTGCCGGGATAACTTGACGCGACACAACATCCGGCTTCATAGAGTCCGCGTGCTGCTGCTGAGTTTCCCTGCATTAAGTGCTTCATTAAAAGTTTTCCCCCTTCAAATTTGCTGAAAATTTTAACACTCTTAACGATTTATGAATCTATCATTAATGAACGCATTATATAATTTGAGTCAAATTTTGTGCGATTTGTGCCGGAAATTTTTGGACGTGCTATAATTTACGCGAATATTTTGTGAGTCTATGAATAGAATCAAACTTTACAACTACATTTGCAACTACAAAAAATTTAATTTTTCCCAGCGCTCATAAATAATTACATGACTTCATAAAAATTTAGCGCGTTAATCTTGTGTGTAATAAAAATTGAGTCTCGCAATAAAATTTTTCCCGGCTTTATGAGAGATAACAATAAAATTTTTCTGCGCTCATAAATAATTACACAACGTCATAAAAATTTAGCGTGATAATCTTGCGTGTAATAAAAATTGAGTCTCTCAATAAAATTTTTCCCGGCTTTATGAGAGATAATGACAATAAAATTTTTCTGCGCTCATAAATAATTACATGACTTCATAAAAAATTTAGCGAGTTAATCTTGTGTGTAATAAAAATTGAGTCTCGCAATAAAAATGCGGGAAAAACTATATAACTAGTTCATCCCGCATTATGTGTAACAAAATTTATTTGATCTCGCTGCACCTGAAAATTTCTTGATACTTCACGACTAATTTACATAAAATCACGCCTATTATCATAATTATCAAACTGTCAATACCTTTATATATGCCTCGCGCTAAATTCGTTCTGTGCAGGACGACTCCGGCATAAACCAAGCACCTGCTCAATAATAAATATCCCGTGCACAACACAGAAAGATTGAAATCTTGACGCGAAATTTTTTCGTTCATGCATAAAATCATGAAGAAAGCCGCCGGATAAATCAATATCAAATAATCACAGCCGTTTTTGTACATGTACATAGTTGACGCAACACAGACAGGAACATATGCCGCAAAATAAAATAATTTTTCCGAACGTAAATTTTTCTTGAGATATTTATAAAGCACTAACATGAATATAACCGCAATTAATATATTTAAGGCAAGAACAATATTTTTACTGACTCCGGCGAATCTCAGAACGTGAAGCAATCCCAAGTAAAAATATCCAGCATCGTCCGCACCTACATTAAAGCACTCTGATAAAAGATTTACCATCGAAATATTATTTATTGCAGCTGCCGTGAACCACGCGGACAAGTCAATTATCGCAGCAATTATTATAGACTTAATACCCCCCCCCCCATAGTTATTTTTACTTAGTATAATGACCATCACGCAGAAAATTGCAGCGATCTGAGGCTTAGACATGCACACACTTAAAATAATTCCGGCGATATAAGGATGTTTCTTCATGAGCAGAATAATATCAATCATTAACAGGCATATAATTGCGCCCTCGTTGCCAAACCATAATGAATACATAAAACTAAATTGCGCAATCGGAAGCAGACATAATATAAAAATTTTCGTAATATCAAAATCTTTCTTGAGCAGCTCATACAACAAATAAGCCGT is drawn from Synergistaceae bacterium and contains these coding sequences:
- a CDS encoding indolepyruvate oxidoreductase subunit beta encodes the protein MTQNIMIVGVGGQGSVLASKLLGHLLTSQGYDVKVSEVHGMSQRGGSVITYVRFGEKVYSPVIDKGQADFIVSFEMLEAARNLEYLKEGGQIVTSTQETDPMPVLIGAMKYPENLLAKIKSLGVKVDALDCLKLAEEAGSTKAVNLVLLGRLSHYFADIPVEAWQESINSCVPAKFLELNLKAFNLGRNA
- the iorA gene encoding indolepyruvate ferredoxin oxidoreductase subunit alpha, coding for MKHLMQGNSAAARGLYEAGCCVASSYPGTPSTEITEEAAKFNEIYCEWAPNEKVAMETAFGASLAGYRSFCGMKHVGLNVAADPLFTVSYTGINAGMIICVADDPAMHSSQNEQDSRHYARAAKLPMLEPSDSQEALNFFKRAFDISEEFDSPVIVKMCTRIAHSQSLVEISERVEPPAKNYEKNIAKYVMMPGNAVKRHPIIEERTRKLQALAENIDLNKIESGRDNSIGIITSSTSYQYVKESCGDLYPVLKLGMIWPLPDEKIKSFAKSVKRLIIVEELDPFIESYCKALGLDCEGKNLFALEGELSQNIISAKLNLPVNNGVKLDETIPPRPPVMCAGCPHRGLFYTLKKLNCTVLGDIGCYTLGAVAPLSSMEMTLCMGASISALHGFNKALERVGEKKNTVAVIGDSTFMHSGMTGLANIAYNQSKSVVIILDNSITGMTGHQQNPTTGYNIKGDPAGKINLENLCKAMGFNRVKVIDPYNLQECEKVIREELESDESSVIISRRPCALLKYVKHKPSLHVNISKCVGCKSCMKIGCPAISIKDGKAKIDSTLCVGCGVCQQLCKFNALEEA